GGAACTCGCTCTGCCAGTTCTGCATGGACTGGAACCAGAAGTCCGACGTGCCGAGGAACTCCAGGGCGCTCACCGACGGCTGGCCCTTCAGCGCCGCCTGCTCGTTGAAGTCGGCGGTCCCGCCCAGCAGGTGGCTCACGAACGACAGCACGAAGAACAGGAACAGCACGATCGCCAGGCTGTTGCGGTAGAACAGCTGCGCCAGGCCGTGCTGCCGCGACGGCTTGGGCGAGTCCTTCGTGGCCTTCTCCGGCTCGTCCTCCGGGCGATCCTTCTGGTCCGGCTTCTTGGACTCCGCCGACCCCCGCTGCACCAGATAGGCCGTCAGCAGGACGTACGCGCCCATCTGAAGGAACTCCGACTCCCAGTTCTCGAACAGAGCCTCGGCGAAGTGGCCGGTACGCAGGTAGTGCCAGTACGTGTCGGCGGCCACGCCGTAGTCGGCGAGTTCCTCGTTGCGGACCTGCCAGCCGAACACGCTCTGCAGGACCACGAAGACCGCGAAGGCGCCGAACATCGACACCGCCAGCGCATTGTCGTGCAGCCAGCTCTTTCGTGCGCTCACCTGACACCTCCTGGTACCCGGATTACCCCGGATCGCCGGGTTGATGCGTAGGCGACAGAAAGTCGCAAAAGATGACATACACGTCAAACGGGCGTCCCGTCGAGGAACCGGCGTGAACGTGCCGACAGCCGGGTAAGCGTGTGCCATGCGGCTGCGGCGAAGCGACCTCTCCCGACCCGGCATCAGCCGCCGGCGGCGGGGCAGGGGATTCTCCTACTCGTTCCAGGGCAAGCCGGTCACCGACCCGGACACCCTGGCGCGGATCCGGGCGCTCGCGGTGCCGCCCGCCTGGTCCGAGGTGTGGATCAGCCCCGACGAGCGCGGCCACATCCAGGCGATCGGGATCGACGCCGCCGGGCGCCGCCAGTACCGCTACCACGACCAGTGGCGCGCCCAGCGCGACCGCCGCAAGTTCGCCCACCTCGCCGACCTGGCCGCGGCGCTCCCCCGGCTGCGGGCCGCCGTGACCGAGGACCTGTCCGGCCGGGGCCTGACCCGGCGGCGGGTGCTCGCCGCGGCGGTCCGGCTGCTGGACCGCACCGCCGTCCGGGTCGGCGGCGAGCAGTACGCGGTCGACGACCCCGACCTCGGCGAAGCCACGTTCGGGGTGGCCACCATCCGCCGCGACCACGTCAAGGTCCGCGGCGACGAGATCATGATGAGCTTCCCCGCCAAGGGCGGCATAGAGACGATGATCACCGTCGAGGACGCGGCGGTCGCCACCGTCATCCGCAACCTGCTCCGCCGCGACGAGCCCGGCGAGGAGCTGCTCGCGTACCGCGAGGGCCGTGAGTGGCGCGACGTGCGCAGCGACGACGTCAACGACTACCTGCGCGAGATCTCCGGCGCCGAGATCACCGCCAAGGACTTCCGCACCTGGCACGGCACGGTCGCGGCCCTGGTCAGCCTGTGCGCCGCAGGCCGCTGCCGCACCGTGACCGCCCGCCGCAAGGCCGTCACCGCCGCCATGCGGGAAGCCGCCGACCTGCTCGGCAACACCCCCGCGGTGGCACGCGCCTCCTACGTCGACCCCCGCCTCGTCGACGCCTACGGCGCCGGTGCCCTCCCCTCCCTCAAGGGCCTGGACAGGACCGCCGAACAGCCCGCCGGCGCCGCGTTCGCCGACGCGGAGCTGTGGGCGCAGGCCGAGAAGACAGTCATCGACATCCTCACCTGAGGATGCGGGGCGTCCATCAGATCGGGCAGCCTGTCGCTGCGATAGGTTCGGGAGCTGTGTCGACCCGATCAGCCCACGGCAGGGACTCCGCCCGCACGACCCGGCTGCCCGCCAAGCCGCAGCCGCCCTCGGCCATGGAGACGGCCCAGCAGCCCGACCACGACATCGAGGACGAGGCGACGTTCCGGAAGCTGGCGTTCCTCGACCTCGATCTGTCGGGCCAGGCCGGGGACTCGGTCGAGTTCGAGCAGTGCCGGTTCACCCGCACCGGGCTGGCCGGGACGGTGCTGGAACGGGCGGCGTTCACCGACTGCCTGGTCGAGACGTCCGACTGGGCGAACCTCAAGGCGGTCAAGTCCGGGCTGCTGCGGGTGGAGGTGTCGCTGGCCCGGCTCACCGGGCTGAACTGGCTCGACGGGTCGCTGCGCGACGTGACGTTCCGGGAGTGCCGGATGGACCTGGCGACGTTCCGGTTCAGCTCGCTCAAGAACGTGGTCTTCGCCGACTGCAACCTGACCCGGGCCGACTTCACCCACGCCGACCTGCGCGGGGCGTCGTTCACGGGGTGCGACCTGTCAGGCGCGCAGTTCGCGCAGGCCGACTGCGCCGGTGCGCGGTTCACCCGCTGCGAGCTGACCGGCATCGGCAGCGTGACGAGCCTGCGCGGGGCGACGGTCGGCGCGCACGACCTCGCGGGACTGGCGTACACGCTGGCCGGGGCACTGGACATCACCATCGACGAGGCCTGACTCGATCAGGGACAGGGGTGGGACTTCGACGATGCTGCCGAGGTCCGCTGGCGCCTGCCGCGACTGGCAGCGCTCTTCGCGGACTAGTTCCAGTTCGTGGCGGCGCATGTCGTGAGCCGGCACTGCTCGCACAGGTACAGGCTGCGCCAGCCGTGCCCGTACTCCCGGATGTAGTTCTGCACGGTGACGACGTGGAACATCAGGCGGTCGCAGGATCGGCAGTGCGGGTTCGGGTAGAGACCTAACGGCGGGCCGCCGGCCGTCCCGAACACGCCCGGCGTCGACAGGATGTGTCCGTTGCCGTAGACGAGGTCGGCGTCGTACGGCCGGAGCACGGCCACGCCGATTCCGCGCGGGTCGCTGTTGTCGACCTCAGGTTCGTCGTCGCGAGGCGGCTCGTCGAAGGCGACGGTCTCGTCGTGCCAGAGGCCGTCCGGGCCGGCGGCCGCGGTCAGCGTCCAGCCCATCGAGCCTTTCGGGCCGGCCAGGTGCACCCGGTCGGCGGGCCAGTTCGGCATGCCCGGCACCTGGTCGAGGCGTAGCGACAGGTAGTGCCAGACCGCCGGGGTGGCGTCCGGCCGGCGCACGACCTGATCCAGTGGCAGTCCGACGGGATGATCCGCGGTGAGCAGCTCTGACGGGTCGGACACGGTCCGGAGTTCGACGGCCTGCCGATGCGGGGTGAACCGGCGCTGTGCCGGGCCGGTGACAGGGGTCCAGATGCCCGAGTCCTCGAACTCCTTGCCCGGGTCCGCGCCGTCGCGGACGAGTCCCGCGATCGCCGTGAGTGCGGCCTCGGTGCCGATCGCCGCGAGCGCCCACGCTTCACGGTATGACCATCGGCTGCGCAGCCGCTGCTCCAGGTGCTCCGCGCAGCGGTCGGGTGCGCCGTCGAGCAGCACGCACAGGTCGTCGAAGTTCACCTCGAGACCGTCGAGGTACCCGGTGACGATCGTTTGCTGATGCGGCCGTATCAACTCCGGCTGGGTCCCGACCACGTACGCGAAGTGGTTGCCGAGCTCGTCGCGCAGTCGCTCGTCGGTGACCGCCCGGCCAAGGAGCTCCACCAGTGCCGTGACGTCGCCCGCGTTGTCGACCGGGAACGCGGCGGCATGGGTCTTGATCGGCATTCGCGGACTTTATCAAGGCAGCCCACCCACATCGTCGGCCGTTAATGCGGTCAGCGACCTGCAGAAACCGCTGGCGCGCTGTCGATGCGGTGGTCAGACTTTCGTGGCCATGGCACAAGTCGGGGACTGTAATGGGCAGCTTGACGACAACTGACGGAGACGTACCGATGGACGAAGTCTGGGAGCGGTTGATCCCGGATGCCCGCGATCGGGTCGACGCGGTGTTGCTCGAACGCGGCCTGCTCCCGGCGATCGTGGTGCTGCGCGGTGAATGCGGACTCGACCCGGTGCCCGGCCTGTATGAGGCGCAGGAAGCGGTAGTACGACGCCGGCACTGCCTGATCGATCGGGGCTTGCTGGAAGTGGCGCCACGGCAGGAACTCGACGTCGCGGACGTTCTCGCAACGGCGAGGGCGATCACCTCGCCAGTCGTGGCGGTCGAGGCGTTGTGGGACGGCGACACCCAGGGCTGGATGGTCTACCTGCTGGCGATCGTAGACCGCCCCGGCCAGCACCACGAACGCTTCGACGAGGTGCCGCTGGCGTCGATCCGCCACGGCAGCGATCTCCGCCTGTTCAACGGACAGGTGCCGCCCTGGCCGGAGGCGATCGA
The Catellatospora sp. IY07-71 DNA segment above includes these coding regions:
- a CDS encoding DUF6766 family protein — translated: MSARKSWLHDNALAVSMFGAFAVFVVLQSVFGWQVRNEELADYGVAADTYWHYLRTGHFAEALFENWESEFLQMGAYVLLTAYLVQRGSAESKKPDQKDRPEDEPEKATKDSPKPSRQHGLAQLFYRNSLAIVLFLFFVLSFVSHLLGGTADFNEQAALKGQPSVSALEFLGTSDFWFQSMQNWQSEFLAVGALIVLSIFLRQHGSPESKPVTAPHGQTGE
- a CDS encoding DNA topoisomerase IB gives rise to the protein MRLRRSDLSRPGISRRRRGRGFSYSFQGKPVTDPDTLARIRALAVPPAWSEVWISPDERGHIQAIGIDAAGRRQYRYHDQWRAQRDRRKFAHLADLAAALPRLRAAVTEDLSGRGLTRRRVLAAAVRLLDRTAVRVGGEQYAVDDPDLGEATFGVATIRRDHVKVRGDEIMMSFPAKGGIETMITVEDAAVATVIRNLLRRDEPGEELLAYREGREWRDVRSDDVNDYLREISGAEITAKDFRTWHGTVAALVSLCAAGRCRTVTARRKAVTAAMREAADLLGNTPAVARASYVDPRLVDAYGAGALPSLKGLDRTAEQPAGAAFADAELWAQAEKTVIDILT
- a CDS encoding pentapeptide repeat-containing protein, whose protein sequence is MSTRSAHGRDSARTTRLPAKPQPPSAMETAQQPDHDIEDEATFRKLAFLDLDLSGQAGDSVEFEQCRFTRTGLAGTVLERAAFTDCLVETSDWANLKAVKSGLLRVEVSLARLTGLNWLDGSLRDVTFRECRMDLATFRFSSLKNVVFADCNLTRADFTHADLRGASFTGCDLSGAQFAQADCAGARFTRCELTGIGSVTSLRGATVGAHDLAGLAYTLAGALDITIDEA